From Apium graveolens cultivar Ventura chromosome 9, ASM990537v1, whole genome shotgun sequence, the proteins below share one genomic window:
- the LOC141684744 gene encoding universal stress protein PHOS34-like, producing MDPQKPAQSSPDSDLPLLAAIKVKASSPRYRPTTPHATDTPTTAAQRRIGIAVDLSDESAFAVKWSVHHYLRPGDAVILLHVRPTSVLYGADWGSVDLSIANSDEQLKQKLEDEFDNFTTMKAADLSQPLVDAKIPFKIHIVKDHDMRERLCLEVERLGLSAVIMGSRGFGATKGGSNERLGSVSDYCVRHCVCPVVVVRYPDEKDVVVKNEEVEKHDVAKDDKAKKDFAA from the exons ATGGATCCCCAAAAGCCCGCCCAGTCCTCCCCAGACTCCGACCTCCCTCTTCTCGCCGCCATCAAAGTCAAAGCTTCTTCTCCACGCTACCGTCCCACCACTCCTCACGCCACCGACACTCCCACCACCGCCGCCCAACGCCGCATCGGCATCGCCGTCGACCTCTCCGACGAGTCCGCCTTCGCCGTCAAATGGTCCGTCCACCACTACCTCCGTCCCGGCGACGCCGTCATTCTCCTCCACGTCCGTCCCACTTCCGTTCTCTACGGCGCTGACTGGGGCTCAGTTGACTTGTCAATTGCTAACTCTGATGAACAGTTGAAGCAGAAGCTGGAGGATGAATTTGATAATTTTACGACTATGAAGGCGGCTGATTTGTCGCAGCCGCTTGTCGATGCGAAGATTCCGTTTAAGATTCATATTGTGAAGGATCATGATATGAGGGAGAGGTTGTGTTTGGAAGTTGAGAGGTTAGGGTTGTCTGCTGTTATTATGGGGAGTCGCGGGTTTGGTGCCACGAAAGGAGGGAGTAATGAGAGGTTGGGGAGTGTTAGTGATTATTGCGTTAGGCATTGTGTTTGTCCGGTGGTTGTTGTTAGGTATCCCGATGAGAAGGATGTGGTTGTTAAGAATGAGGAGGTTGAGAAGCATGATGTTGCTAAGGATGATAAAGCTAAAAAAG ATTTTGCAGCCTAG